A genomic segment from Pistricoccus aurantiacus encodes:
- a CDS encoding protealysin inhibitor emfourin — translation MSNPDRASKIPPPLTPATVVCLSREGGIAHFPGLAKPRRIVCARLDDAQREDLQRLLATAQQHQEPISSESADRRVIKVLIELKDSGETVWSLQLAEDQAPQELLELWKQIGSNDT, via the coding sequence ATGAGCAATCCTGATCGAGCGAGTAAAATCCCGCCACCGCTGACCCCGGCCACCGTGGTTTGTCTAAGTCGAGAGGGTGGCATCGCGCATTTTCCTGGTCTCGCCAAGCCGCGCCGGATTGTCTGCGCGCGCCTGGATGATGCTCAGCGCGAAGACCTGCAGCGCCTGCTCGCAACAGCTCAGCAGCACCAGGAACCGATCTCTTCTGAAAGCGCCGACCGCCGCGTCATTAAGGTGCTGATCGAGCTCAAGGACAGCGGCGAAACGGTCTGGTCCCTGCAGCTGGCGGAGGATCAGGCACCTCAGGAACTGCTCGAACTCTGGAAGCAGATAGGTAGCAACGATA
- a CDS encoding M4 family metallopeptidase codes for MTHAAHHFLPPYLLERVASQAEPGLGHLASRTLLVDRHFRSRAETLDLPEASAEEGQPLRYVYTANQEQTLPGKLIRQEGEEETGDITADEAYAGLGATYRFFWDILGRHSIDEVGMALLATVHYGQDYVNAFWNGTQMVFGDGDGELFNRFTIALDIIGHELAHGVIGHEAKLIYQGQSGALNESIADVLGSLVKQYHHEQTVEDADWLVGEGLFTERVNGRALRSMANPGTAYDDRILGKDPQPAHMRDFVVTEEDNGGVHINSGIPNKAFYLAAMALGGNAWDAAGRVWYVTLTDPRLPEDSDFATFAEMTLQQAGHLYGALGREQQAIRDAWRDVGVDV; via the coding sequence ATGACTCACGCCGCACACCATTTCCTGCCTCCCTATCTTCTCGAGCGGGTGGCCTCGCAAGCAGAGCCAGGCCTCGGCCATCTGGCCAGTCGAACCTTGCTGGTCGATCGGCACTTTCGATCTCGCGCCGAGACCCTGGACTTGCCCGAGGCGAGCGCGGAAGAAGGCCAGCCGCTGCGCTATGTCTATACGGCGAACCAGGAACAGACATTGCCCGGCAAATTGATTCGCCAGGAAGGAGAGGAAGAAACCGGCGATATCACCGCGGATGAAGCCTACGCCGGTTTGGGTGCCACCTATCGTTTCTTCTGGGACATACTCGGACGCCACTCCATCGACGAAGTAGGCATGGCGTTGCTGGCCACGGTGCATTACGGACAGGACTACGTCAACGCCTTCTGGAACGGCACGCAGATGGTATTCGGTGATGGCGACGGCGAGTTGTTCAATCGCTTCACCATTGCCCTGGATATCATCGGACACGAGTTGGCTCATGGTGTGATTGGCCACGAGGCGAAACTGATCTATCAAGGTCAATCCGGCGCGCTCAACGAATCCATTGCGGATGTGCTGGGCAGTCTGGTCAAGCAGTATCATCACGAGCAGACCGTCGAGGACGCGGACTGGCTGGTCGGAGAAGGGCTATTCACCGAGCGGGTCAATGGCCGGGCCCTGCGCTCCATGGCTAATCCCGGCACCGCCTACGACGACAGGATTCTGGGAAAGGACCCCCAGCCGGCGCATATGCGCGATTTCGTGGTGACCGAAGAAGACAACGGCGGCGTGCACATCAACTCGGGTATTCCCAACAAGGCGTTTTATCTTGCCGCGATGGCCTTGGGGGGCAACGCCTGGGACGCGGCGGGTCGGGTCTGGTACGTCACCTTGACGGACCCGCGATTGCCGGAAGATAGTGACTTCGCGACCTTCGCCGAGATGACATTGCAGCAGGCAGGCCATCTTTACGGTGCCTTGGGTCGTGAGCAGCAAGCCATTCGTGATGCATGGCGAGACGTGGGAGTGGACGTATGA
- a CDS encoding nucleoside recognition domain-containing protein gives MSARLLLRLKDIPWRLLRESFYVYWTLLKILVPALIVVKLLEALGVTHWLSLLLAPLMSLLGLPDDMSLVWAATLLTNIYTGMVVFFDLAGNEPLSIAQVTVLGTLLVVGHSLPVEGAVARKAGVPWWLTLSLRIGGGLLLGWLLHLLYANTGWLQEANRVVWQPVHRDNSLSAWALSQLQTLITIYFVILALMTLLQLLRWLRIERLLHALLFPLLRLLGISKDGANITIIGITLGMSFGAGLLLREAQSGRLGPRDILLTLSFLGLCHSLIEDTLLVMLLGADLSGILWARLFFALIVIALIARLPGLTSVLARKTERSES, from the coding sequence ATGTCAGCCCGTTTGCTCCTGCGCCTGAAAGACATTCCGTGGCGACTTCTACGCGAGTCGTTTTATGTCTATTGGACACTCCTCAAGATACTCGTGCCCGCGCTGATTGTCGTCAAGCTGCTGGAAGCCTTGGGCGTCACTCATTGGCTGAGTCTGTTACTGGCGCCGCTAATGTCGTTACTCGGCCTGCCGGATGACATGAGCCTGGTGTGGGCGGCGACGCTTTTGACCAATATCTATACCGGTATGGTGGTATTTTTTGATCTCGCTGGCAACGAACCTCTTAGCATCGCTCAGGTGACCGTGCTCGGCACCCTGCTGGTGGTCGGTCATTCCTTGCCGGTGGAAGGCGCCGTGGCCCGCAAGGCCGGGGTCCCCTGGTGGCTGACTCTGTCCCTGAGAATCGGCGGTGGACTGCTGCTTGGCTGGCTGTTGCATCTGCTTTACGCCAATACCGGCTGGTTGCAGGAAGCCAATCGGGTGGTCTGGCAGCCCGTCCATCGCGATAACAGTCTTTCCGCCTGGGCCTTGAGCCAACTGCAGACGTTGATCACCATCTACTTCGTGATCCTGGCGCTGATGACGCTATTACAATTGTTACGCTGGCTGAGGATCGAACGCCTGCTGCATGCGCTCTTGTTTCCGCTGCTGCGACTGCTGGGCATCAGCAAGGACGGGGCCAATATCACCATCATCGGCATCACTCTGGGCATGAGCTTCGGCGCTGGGCTGCTGCTGCGTGAAGCCCAGTCCGGTCGGCTCGGTCCCCGGGATATCCTGTTGACCCTGAGCTTTCTCGGACTCTGCCATAGCCTGATCGAGGACACTCTGCTGGTGATGCTGCTCGGTGCGGATCTCTCGGGTATCCTCTGGGCGCGATTATTCTTCGCCCTGATCGTGATCGCGCTGATCGCTCGGCTGCCCGGACTGACGAGCGTCCTGGCGCGTAAAACCGAGCGAAGCGAATCATGA
- a CDS encoding TIGR02647 family protein, whose amino-acid sequence MPGTTYTPELLEELKILCLFNLNTTQEGIKVHSSAAPEAIAATRRLHDKGLITQDDGGYLTSLGLDGARHAQDLLGILLPANVTS is encoded by the coding sequence ATGCCAGGAACCACCTATACCCCGGAACTGCTGGAAGAGCTGAAGATTCTCTGTCTGTTCAATCTGAACACGACTCAGGAGGGCATCAAAGTGCATTCCAGCGCCGCGCCGGAGGCCATCGCCGCCACTCGGCGTCTTCATGACAAGGGGTTGATCACTCAGGATGACGGAGGCTATCTGACCTCCCTCGGCCTCGACGGCGCCCGTCATGCCCAAGATCTGCTGGGAATTCTATTGCCCGCCAATGTGACCAGCTGA
- the serB gene encoding phosphoserine phosphatase SerB, which produces MTEGLMLILLAPRLPEDVVAAVDAFIAEHGLSIESRRWLSEPRTSQDHGACLEYRLVGDAIDLAILRQKALALGQQQGVDIAVQEDSPWRDKRRLVCFDMDSTLIKAEVIDELARRHGVYDDVARVTERAMRGELDFKQSFRERMAKLEGLDESVVTEIAENLKLMDGVERLMFHLKRLGYRTVILSGGFNYFARYLQERLGFDEVHANELVVANGKVTGEVREPIVDAERKAALLERIAHREGLNLEQTVAVGDGANDLKMLATAGLGIAFRAKPLVRRQASQSISTLGIDAVLYLLGHCEADLEPVSG; this is translated from the coding sequence ATGACCGAGGGCCTGATGCTGATCCTGCTTGCGCCACGGCTGCCGGAGGACGTTGTCGCCGCAGTTGACGCCTTCATCGCCGAGCATGGCCTGAGCATCGAGTCGCGCCGATGGCTTTCCGAGCCTCGAACTAGTCAGGATCATGGCGCCTGCCTGGAATACCGGCTGGTCGGCGACGCGATCGACCTTGCGATACTGCGGCAAAAGGCCCTGGCGCTGGGCCAGCAGCAGGGGGTGGATATCGCCGTTCAAGAGGACTCACCCTGGCGGGATAAGCGTCGGCTGGTGTGCTTCGACATGGATTCCACTCTGATCAAGGCGGAAGTGATCGATGAGCTGGCGCGCCGTCATGGCGTCTATGACGACGTTGCCCGGGTCACCGAGCGAGCCATGCGCGGCGAGCTGGATTTCAAGCAAAGCTTTCGCGAGCGCATGGCCAAGCTTGAAGGGCTTGACGAATCCGTAGTGACGGAAATCGCCGAGAATCTGAAGTTGATGGATGGCGTCGAGCGGCTGATGTTTCATCTGAAACGCCTGGGCTATCGCACGGTGATTCTCTCCGGCGGCTTCAACTATTTTGCTCGTTATCTTCAAGAACGGCTCGGCTTCGACGAGGTGCATGCCAACGAGCTGGTGGTTGCAAATGGCAAAGTCACCGGAGAAGTGCGAGAGCCGATCGTCGACGCGGAGCGCAAGGCAGCACTGCTCGAGCGAATCGCTCACCGGGAAGGGCTGAATCTGGAACAGACCGTCGCCGTGGGGGACGGCGCCAACGACCTGAAGATGCTTGCCACCGCCGGACTCGGCATCGCCTTTCGCGCCAAGCCGCTGGTGCGTCGGCAAGCCAGCCAATCCATCTCTACCCTGGGGATCGACGCCGTGCTGTATTTACTCGGCCATTGTGAGGCGGATCTTGAGCCGGTGTCGGGTTGA